Genomic DNA from Solanum pennellii chromosome 3, SPENNV200:
GAAAGACCTTTATGTCTAAACACATATCATGCATTTATTTGTTTGATATAAACTATTGGAGTTCATATGAATTTATCATTTACTACGTGTATTTTCAAACTATTTGCTCCTTCGTGACAATACATATAATTTCCAACAATATAAGAGGCATTTGCCTTGCTTTTTAGATTACAACGATTTTATGCATCATGatattttaacatcaaaataatgcTAGATAAATAGCATTTTTGCTGTGACTTAAACATCATCATACAAGAAGCTTGAATAATGAATTTGACTTATCGagttttttcaactttttttcttgTAAGCTACTCAAGAAATTGATCCCTTCGTACACATTCATACTACCAAATGGTGCGAGAGTGTCGTGTTGTTTGTGATGTgtctaattttcctttttttgtttctggTTCTTTAGGTTTGTAAACTTCTTTCAGACACTCTTTAGCTCTATGTACCTTTGATTGAAGGTAAAAACTCCCATTTTTAGCATTTCGCTCAAACAAGTTCTCATACTTCTGCAAGAAAAATGAGATGCAACGTATTAATGTCATAGTGAAGACAAAAGCGGTGTCACAAGATAACGGCAAACATTTAAACAAACCTGCACAATTTCTTCCCATGATGAATCCTCTGTGACACCAAGAATCTGTCTTGCCACTGCTTCCGTCATGGTTTTGCTAACTCTTTTTATATTCTGCACTGCTTCTTGAGCAACACCATTTTTCTGAGGCATTTGCCATTAGGATAGAGTAAGTACACAGTGCGTAAGATGTGCATGGAAGCATGAGAAAACAAACCAAACATCCCAACAGCCCCCAAAATGCTTATGATGCAGAGCAGAACGACTCAGATACATTTTTTTCGACATAAAGGAACATTAATTCAGAAGATACTTACTGGACAATGCCTGGCAATATGTTTGAACAAAAGCCCTTGCCAATATAGAAGAGCCCATTACAATTAAATTAGCAAGAATTATTGCATCCTGTCTCAAGAACAACATGATGTATAGTTGGCGAAATAAGATACCATTTCACATAAGCACATGACTCATGTACTTGAAGAAATAGGAAACAATATCTATAAACATTGACATAATGTGGGCTATGGCCTGAAATATCCACTTTTTCTATGATAAGATTCGTGTTGGTGAAAGAGTTCCAAATGTTATAATTTTACATTGTTTACGGGGTGCCTGGGGGAGCTCGGGTAAAAGTGGAGGGATGCAATAGCCAATGTAAAACTAGCCAATTAATATGAATCCTCAACAATACTTTGTCTAGGGTGCAGAGGGGAGGTCACATGATTAGTCGTTAAACTATTTTTACTTAGCCATCAAATATGGTTTCCAGTACAACGTAGCTAAGTAATAGAAGCATAATTGACAATTGCATAATGAACAAAAACATACTGGAGacaaatactttaaaaaaattatagagcTTAGAGGGTCATTTCATTAAAAGGAAGAATGGATTTGTAAGCATATCAGGGAAAACATTGCACCAATAATAAAAGAGGATAACAGTACAACACATACCATTGCTAAAATTCTGAGGAAATCGGAAATGTGTAGCCTAAGAAACGACCAAACAGCCGAAGGAGATCAATCAGGTTCaacaatcaaaattttatatatatcccCAGTAAGATTTGTAACTATTAATAGTGAAAATATCATACTAAAAGTATCAGACAACAAAGTAATGATTCCTTCATGAGTCTGCATTTTCTTCCACTCACTTACCCCCTCCCCCTAGTCCCTTCTATTCCAAATTCTTCCATCATTCCTTCTCGTTACTAATAGGACGGTAAGTCGAATTTCAGAATTCATCTTCTCCTGGCCTGTCAAGATAGCAAAGTTTGGTTTTTTGCAGTGAATCGCTACGCCAAAAATGATGGGATAAATGAATAAATAGTTCAAGGACTACCTAATATCTAAGaccaaacatgaaataaaaaaatcctACAATTTATGTTGAGATTATTATACCTTATACCTCACGCCAAACGAATCCCGAAATACCTTTAGTGGCCTCATATAGTCTCGCCATTATCACACTTTGTAGTCAactaaaatacttaaaacaatCATTGTAGTTGTAGTCAACcagttataaaataaattaaaagaaataaaagggcAAGTCctattcaaattgtgattaataTCAGCGAAAGTGCACAAGTCttattcaaaattgaaagagaaatgAGAATTAAAAAGCGTACCTTTTGAGTGAACTCACATAATAATTTTCTGGGGAAGAAATATGGCTGATTTTATATGTCCattgaaatgatttttattttttttaatttttgatggGAGAGGTTTCTTGATTCTCCTAGAAATCACACACAAATGGCTAAAAGGGACCAAGGCTCtgttttttatcttttaaaaaaatatataatgaatttatttatttatttttttgaagtttcaCATCCTAAGTTATCATTTAtagacttcttttattttttaaatcgtTATCATCTAAAGTCAAAAGTGAATCCAATGATACttattgatatatatttttatagtaaCATTAACTTGACAAACAAATATAATTGGTtacattattataaaaatatgatcagTTTTAAGAGAGAAACGTATTTAAAGCATCTTTATATTTGACGTAGATTATTTATTTCGTTCTCAAATTACTGCGCTTGACGAACTAAGCTTAAATGCACTCCTCTTACGCTATATAACATAGCAAGtgattatacttttttttagtgCGTGAAAGATTAAAAAACTGTCACATTAgacttttttttagaaaaaaaaaattcccttcaatttttagtttccagttattatacttttttttactGCGTGAAAGATTAGAAAACTGTCACATTAGACTTTTTTCTTAGAAAAGAAAATTCcctttaatttttagtttccaACCTCtacaaaattcttcttctttaaagGATTGAGAAACCCTCAAATCGAAAAGGCAATTTTACCGTTTAATCAATATAGTTTCTCTTACCACTTTTATCAATGTTTCCAAGCTTAAAAATGTTTGATTCCATGGGCATCAAAGGATTATGCTGTGAGATTGGAGAAAAAATTTGGCCAGGAAAAAATGTGAGATGCTGAACTATAATTTAACCcctctaatttttatttctttatgctagtaatttttaaaaattaaattaaagaaataacaaatttcTCTATCCGGTTTTttaatgcatatatatataacacatcaattttttttaaaatctttatgaACACCTCCACAATAGGTTGGAGAACCATCACATATACTCACACCAATTTAATGCTTATTTTCGTGTTTACAGGCTTTTGTTAAGAAAACTTTATGGCGACTTTCATAATGAGTTGGTGAACCATCACGTATagtcatatttttttaacaccTATTTACATGCATTTTTTTAGGAATTAcgtaaattttgttatttttcttgtgTATTAGCCAATGAAACGGCTCCTCGGAGACCCCAATAAACTTTGTGAAGACCTCCGTAATGAATTGGGGAACCATCACATCGAAAAAATGGTCCAATTGTTTATCTTTTCAAATGATGATGACCATTTCCCATTACATCGAAACCATCTTTTCAAACTTATTTTACAAACCTGTCTATTAAGttctattttgttttctttaagtTGTTGTCAATATCATCTGTAAGAGTTCTTGTGATTGAAGTTAAGTTTTTATGTTGGGATTATGAGTTTTTTATTACGGATTAATTTATCGAAGTGCAAACAAATTTGGTATATCAAATGTAGAATTTTGAACACCTTGGAGTgctaaaataattatgttaattaggCACAcccaatactttttcaattttgatcattcacaatgtaaattaaattgcaaatactttaaaatatttcattttgtttttcatgttattttaaaatatagttttatcacttttcataattttgaaataacatgtatgcttttatataaatatgtatataattaattaactagtacattttatgaatattaaaaaaactgtctcaatttttttggttcataattaattagttcataattattttatttcatctaaATTAATAACTTGTTATTTAAATTGaagacaaattttataaatttgattaCTACGTTCTTAAGTAATTTGAAATCTAAATACAAATAACGGCTATTTTCATTTCAATACAAATACTtgttctcttctcttcttcactTCACTACCATTCTCTTCCACAGTAGCACTGAAATTAGGCGATGAAGATGGGtttaatttctcaattttaCTTCTTCTTCGATCAAACAGAACTACTTCTTTTTTCTGGGTGTATGCATCAAGAAAATGGCAAAATGATGGTGGCGAGAATAAAATTGGCAAATGAGTAGAGATATTCCTATGCTTCTTGAATCAATTTTCGTATGCCACTGTTAGTATTCAGGTATTTTTCCCATTTTCGTCTGATTTAGGGTTGGGGGTTTAGTTGATTTGATTGAATAATTTACTTTTTCCCATTTTCGTCTTCACTTAGGATTGGGGGTTTAgttgaataatttaaataaaacctCGAAATTAACTTGTAGGAATGGGGAATTTGGTATATCAGTCTTGTGATAGTTCACTCTCCTGTTACTGCTTAGAATTAGGAATGAAACATACAATTTTGTTTTGCTGAAACTCTTCTTCTTGTATATCGATGAATTTTAGTgaattcattttctttctcGTTTCTGTTGTTTTAGCTGTActtatctattttctttttgtatcaATTGATGATTGTTCGATCCTGATAATTACCCAAATGATTTTCACCTCTTCAATATGGATTTCCAAACTTTTTGAGTTTTGCACAAATGGAatctgaaataaataaataaatatggaaaatttcAATAACTAGCAGTTTCATAGAGCCAGGGATTTTGAAAATTGAGATTAATATACCGTTGATGTGGGGCTAGATTCTGTTGCCGTAGAGATGTTTGATCAAAGtcccaaaagaattttagtttaGCGGAAAATCATGAACAATTATGATTTGTTCAACACATTTATGCTCAAACTTCTCTCAGCGGACAAGTAAGCATTATAATTTTCCTTATCATTATAAGCCTGGATAGATGATATCTTTAGgataaaaatgagtttttcGATTGATTTGTCTTCTTCACTCTTTGCTTTTGCGATCATGTCAGACCTTTTTAACGCACAAATAACTACCAAGGGGTTAAGTATTCATCGCATCCCTCCCCTGCCTCTTCCTGGTTAAGAGATTATCCATACCTCTTTGTTGTGATTCCTTTGGAAGTAGATCACTAGTAACTCGATCACAATCCGACTGCACATCGCACAAttgtgttttaaaatatttcaaaccaCTGTAAAGTAACTACTAAACAATGTTACAACAACTGTAATTCACTACTGACGAGTAGCAGAGAGATGACGTAGGAAAAGAACCTAAAAGTGGACTGAGAGAGCTTGTTTTCTTCGACCGTGGAAAGAAACAGTCTGATGTAGCATCTAAGGTTCAACCAGAATGTTCATGGAAAGAATGCCAAAAAAGTAATGAGCAACCTAGAACCAAGAGTTGGGAGTGTTTAGTTGTCAATTGAGAccaagttgaggtgtctagaTGTACCACTCTCAAAGTTGGAGTGCTTACTTGCCAGCTGAGACGAAGCTTTGAGTATTATTTGTTTATGcattctgatttttttttatcaagaaatcATGTCTCTGAATATCTGCAATTTTGCTGCTCTCTCGTTTGCAAGTTCAATTAGATGCTCTGATAATTGTTTCAACGTCACATTATTGTGGCAAATTTTGTGTTCAACAGTTGTATATCTATTATGGATTGACAAATTTTACAAGAGTTTGACCTCTTTGTAGCATCAAATAGCCGGTTCCGATCCCGGACAATGAAAGTGCATTGCAGTAGGTTGATGACCAGGTTCAATGGGGAATTTTAGTCTATGCCACTGTTCACAATCTCAGTCAGTTCTCTTTCTCTCCTTATTTGTGGTTTTTTGAATTTCTGTTGAACTAATATTTCTGTATCACCATCCATGACTTTGGATCCTTTACAACCTTGTTTAATTATATGTGATCTCTAGGTTGATTTAATTTTCTCGTGTATCTAAAGTCCAAATTTATCTTCTCCTATTATGCATCTAGAAGAAAAAGCAAGTCATGATATCCCTATACTCGATATGTATTCGAGGAGCTCTAACTGCAAACAAGGAATCAATTTGTTTTTCAACGTATATAGTAGAACTAATATGAATGCCCAATGGGATTGTAGATATACACATCTGAGCCTATATTTCCTAGTGGATCTTAAGTAAAACCTTATATTCCAACACTTTCTCCACTAAATATCGGAAAGGGTTGATTCCTTGAAATGCACATGTCAGCATTCAGTTTTTTTTAATCGGCATTCAGTTCACTAGCCACGAATATGGTTCTTTGCTCTCTCTTTTCCCTACTTCATTTAAGTGAGCGTATGAACTTGTAATTTTATCTTCTGGGATCTGCTGCTTGATTTAATGCAACATGACTTGGTGAATCTTGTCATTTGCCAAAGTTAATGACTGcagattttcattattattgtaTTAGCATTTTAGAATTAATTAGCACAAGTGTCCATCCTGCACTCTATAAAACAAACTTTGAAGATCACTCTCCAAGAATGATATTTTTCCAAGAATGATATTTTTTCAAGAATGATATTTTTCCAGTCACATCTATCCCTTccttaacaaaaaaaacatatctTTCCATTGTTTTTTTGCCAGCTTAATCTCCGCAGGTGTTTCATATATTGAAATGGATCCAATATTTATTAGTTGAtaatattcaataataaatcaattgaatatagaagaaaatatcGCTATCCCTTTCCTTTGTTACATTCTTTGTCAGCTAACATACATGTGTTACTCTCTCTCTCGATAATTATAACTCTGAAtagtttattaaatattttgNNNNNNNNNNNNNNNNNNNNNNNNNNNNNNNNNNNNNNNNNNNNNNNNNNNNNNNNNNNNNNNNNNNNNNNNNNNNNNNNNNNNNNNNNNNNNNNNNNNNNNNNNNNNNNNNNNNNNNNNNNNNNNNNNNNNNNNNNNNNNNNNNNNNNNNNNNNNNNNNNNNNNNNNNNNNNNNNNNNNNNNNNNNNNNNNNNNNNNNNNNNNNNNNNNNNNNNNNNNNNNNNNNNNNNNNNNNNNNNNNNNNNNNNNNNNNNNNNNNNNNNNNNNNNNNNNNNNNNNNNNNNNNNNNNNNNNNNNNNNNNNNNNNNNNNNNNNNNNNNNNNNNNNNNNNNNNNNNNNNNNNNNNNNNNNNNNNNNNNNNNNNNNNNNNNNNNNNNNNNNNNNNNNNNNNNNNNNNNNNNNNNNNNNNNNNNNNNNNNNNNNNNNNNNNNNNNNNNNNNNNNNNNNNNNNNNNNNNNNNNNNNNNNNNNNNNNNNNNNNNNNNNNNNNNNNNNNNNNNNNNNNNNNNNNNNNNNNNNNNNNNNNNNNNNNNNNNNNNNNNNNNNNNNNNNNNNNNNNNNNNNNNNNNNNNNNNNNNNNNNNNNNNNNNNNNNNNNNNNNNNNNNNNNNNNNNNNNNNNNNNNNNNNNNNNNNNNNNNNNNNNNNNNNNNNNNNNNNNNNNNNNNNNNNNNNNNNNNNNNNNNNNNNNNNNNNNNNNNNNNNNNNNNNNNNNNNNNNNNNNNNNNNNNNNNNNNNNNNNNNNNNNNNNNNNNNNNNNNNNNNNNNNNNNNNNNNNNNNNNNNNNNNNNNNNNNNNNNNNNNNNNNNNNNNNNNNNNNNNNNNNNNNNNNNNNNNNNNNNNNNNNNNNNNNNNNNNNNNNNNNNNNNNNNNNNNNNNNNNNNNNNNNNNNNNNNNNNNNNNNNNNNNNNNNNNNNNNNNNNNNNNNNNNNNNNNNNNNNNNNNNNNNNNNNNNNNNNNNNNNNNNNNNNNNNNNNNNNNNNNNNNNNNNNNNNNNNNNNNNNNNNNNNNNNNNNNNNNNNNNNNNNNNNNNNNNNNNNNNNNNNNNNNNNNNNNNNNNNNNNNNNNNNNNNNNNNNNNNNNNNNNNNNNNNNNNNNNNNNNNNNNNNNNNNNNNNNNNNNNNNNNNNNNNNNNNNNNNNNNNNNNNNNNNNNNNNNNNNNNNNNNNNNNNNNNNNNNNNNNNNNNNNNNNNNNNNNNNNNNNNNNNNNNNNNNNNNNNNNNNNNNNNNNNNNNNNNNNNNNNNNNNNNNNNNNNNNNNNNNNNNNNNNNNNNNNNNNNNNNNNNNNNNNNNNNNNNNNNNNNNNNNNNNNNNNNNNNNNNNNNNNNNNNNNNNNNNNNNNNNNNNNNNNNNNNNNNNNNNNNNNNNNNNNNNNNNNNNNNNNNNNNNNNNNNNNNNNNNNNNNNNNNNNNNNNNNNNNNNNNNNNNNNNNNNNNNNNNNNNNNNNNNNNNNNNNNNNNNNNNNNNNNNNNNNNNNNNNNNNNNNNNNNNNNNNNNNNNNNNNNNNNNNNNNNNNNNNNNNNNNNNNNNNNNNNNNNNNNNNNNNNNNNNNNNNNNNNNNNNNNNNNNNNNNNNNNNNNNNNNNNNNNNNNNNNNNNNNNNNNNNNNNNNNNNNNNNNNNNNNNNNNNNNNNNNNNNNNNNNNNNNNNNNNNNNNNNNNNNNNNNNNNNNNNNNNNNNNNNNNNNNNNNNNNNNNNNNNNNNNNNNNNNNNNNNNNNNNNNNNNNNNNNNNNNNNNNNNNNNNNNNNNNNNNNNNNNNNNNNNNNNNNNNNNNNNNNNNNNNNNNNNNNNNNNNNNNNNNNNNNNNNNNNNNNNNNNNNNNNNNNNNNNNNNNNNNNNNNNNNNNNNNNNNNNNNNNNNNNNNNNNNNNNNNNNNNNNNNNNNNNNNNNNNNNNNNNNNNNNNNNNNNNNNNNNNNNNNNNNNNNNNNNNNNNNNNNNNNNNNNNNNNNNNNNNNNNNNNNNNNNNNNNNNNNNNNNNNNNNNNNNNNNNNNNNNNNNNNNNNNNNNNNNNNNNNNNNNNNNNNNNNNNNNNNNNNNNNNNNNNNNNNNNNNNNNNNNNNNNNNNNNNNNNNNNNNNNNNNNNNNNNNNNNNNNNNNNNNNNNNNNNNNNNNNNNNNNNNNNNNNNNNNNNNNNNNNNNNNNNNNNNNNNNNNNNNNNNNNNNNNNNNNNNNNNNNNNNNNNNNNNNNNNNNNNNNNNNNNNNNNNNNNNNNNNNNNNNNNNNNNNNNNNNNNNNNNNNNNNNNNNNNNNNNNNNNNNNNNNNNNNNNNNNNNNNNNNNNNNNNNNNNNNNNNNNNNNNNNNNNNNNNNNNNNNNNNNNNNNNNNNNNNNNNNNNNNNNNNNNNNNNNNNNNNNNNNNNNNNNNNNNNNNNNNNNNNNNNNNNNNNNNNNNNNNNNNNNNNNNNNNNNNNNNNNNNNNNNNNNNNNNNNNNNNNNNNNNNNNNNNNNNNNNNNNNNNNNNNNNNNNNNNNNNNNNNNNNNNNNNNNNNNNNNNNNNNNNNNNNNNNNNNNNNNNNNNNNNNNNNNNNNNNNNNNNNNNNNNNNNNNNNNNNNNNNNNNNNNNNNNNNNNNNNNNNNNNNNNNNNNNNNNNNNNNNNNNNNNNNNNNNNNNNNNNNNNNNNNNNNNNNNNNNNNNNNNNNNNNNNNNNNNNNNNNNNNNNNNNNNNNNNNNNNNNNNNNNNNNNNNNNNNNNNNNNNNNNNNNNNNNNNNNNNNNNNNNNNNNNNNNNNNNNNNNNNNNNNNNNNNNNNNNNNNNNNNNNNNNNNNNNNNNNNNNNNNNNNNNNNNNNNNNNNNNNNNNNNNNNNNNNNNNNNNNNNNNNNNNNNNNNNNNNNNNNNNNNNNNNNNNNNNNNNNNNNNNNNNNNNNNNNNNNNNNNNNNNNNNNNNNNNNNNNNNNNNNNNNNNNNNNNNNNNNNNNNNNNNNNNNNNNNNNNNNNNNNNNNNNNNNNNNNNNNNNNNNNNNNNNNNNNNNNNNNNNNNNNNNNNNNNNNNNNNNNNNNNNNNNNNNNNNNNNNNNNNNNNNNNNNNNNNNNNNNNNNNNNNNNNNNNNNNNNNNNNNNNNNNNNNNNNNNNNNNNNNNNNNNNNNNNNNNNNNNNNNNNNNNNNNNNNNNNNNNNNNNNNNNNNNNNNNNNNNNNNNNNNNNNNNNNNNNNNNNNNNNNNNNNNNNNNNNNNNNNNNNNNNNNNNNNNNNNNNNNNNNNNNNNNNNNNNNNNNNNNNNNNNNNNNNNNNNNNNNNNNNNNNNNNNNNNNNNNNNNNNNNNNNNNNNNNNNNNNNNNNNNNNNNNNNNNNNNNNNNNNNNNNNNNNNNNNNNNNNNNNNNNNNNNNNNNNNNNNNNNNNNNNNNNNNNNNNNNNNNNNNNNNNNNNNNNNNNNNNNNNNNNNNNNNNNNNNNNNNNNNNNNNNNNNNNNNNNNNNNNNNNNNNNNNNNNNNNNNNNNNNNNNNNNNNNNNNNNNNNNNNNNNNNNNNNNNNNNNNNNNNNNNNNNNNNNNNNNNNNNNNNNNNNNNNNNNNNNNNNNNNNNNNNNNNNNNNNNNNNNNNNNNNNNNNNNNNNNNNNNNNNNNNNNNNNNNNNNNNNNNNNNNNNNNNNNNNNNNNNNNNNNNNNNNNNNNNNNNNNNNNNNNNNNNNNNNNNNNNNNNNNNNNNNNNNNNNNNNNNNNNNNNNNNNNNNNNNNNNNNNNNNNNNNNNNNNNNNNNNNNNNNNNNNNNNNNNNNNNNNNNNNNNNNNNNNNNNNNNNNNNNNNNNNNNNNNNNNNNNNNNNNNNNNNNNNNNNNNNNNNNNNNNNNNNNNNNNNNNNNNNNNNNNNNNNNNNNNNNNNNNNNNNNNNNNNNNNNNNNNNNNNNNNNNNNNNNNNNNNNNNNNNNNNNNNNNNNNNNNNNNNNNNNNNNNNNNNNNNNNNNNNNNNNNNNNNNNNNNNNNNNNNNNNNNNNNNNNNNNNNNNNNNNNNNNNNNNNNNNNNNNNNNNNNNNNNNNNNNNNNNNNNNNNNNNNNNNNNNNNNNNNNNNNNNNNNNNNNNNNNNNNNNNNNNNNNNNNNNNNNNNNNNNNNNNNNNNNNNNNNNNNNNNNNNNNNNNNNNNNNNNNNNNNNNNNNNNNNNNNNNNNNNNNNNNNNNNNNNNNNNNNNNNNNNNNNNNNNNNNNNNNNNNNNNNNNNNNNNNNNNNNNNNNNNNNNNNNNNNNNNNNNNNNNNNNNNNNNNNNNGTTCTCGGGGCGTGCGCCCTGAGGACTCCGGGGGGTAGGGGGTGTTCTCGGGGCGTGCGCCCTGAGGAATCCGGGTTCCTTACTTTATCTTTTTGGTTTGTATAGAATAAGAAAGTGTAATTGAGGCACATACTTTAATTTTCAGGATATTTTGACTCTACAATAGACATATCAATTAAAGAATCTTAAGATTTTGTAAAATGGTAAAATGTTATCAAGGCAAGCTAATTGTGAGAACGTCACAAACAAAAAGTTTAGATTGAGTCTCATGCGTTTTAAAATCGTGTGAATGTTGATAAGGGTAAACCTTATCTGACTTTCTGTCTAGACACAAGAAGCTTTCATACATTTAAGGTGAATGTCGTTACTcgacaaaattgatatgaaaatatttgaagatttcaaaGTGTAAAGCATtcgaaattttgaaattcttatTTATAATCCCCCATATAGATCACAagcaagaatttttttttcatgttgtaACTCGAATTAAACtcttctaaatttttaaaggaCAATTGATTATTTGCTTAAACAAATTGAACTGTGGAACTTGCAGAATTCTTTGATCCTGAAGAAATGATTCTTAGAAGGAGATATTCGAAACACATTCCAAAACTTTTCTACACACATGTGCTCCAAAAGAATGGTTATATCAATGTTAATAAACTTGTTCGAGTGACATGTGGTTGATTTCTTctcaagtctctaccaactacaacttcTGAGTATATGGTGTACAAATTTGGAATGTGATGATTCAAGTCTCTGGATTAATTGATATTCTCATTAAGGAAAGTTAATACACgttttactcttttttccttacgAGGTATTATCCTACTGAACTTTCCTTCTAAgctttttaattaataaggcaGCCTaaatgcgtattattagatacGTTTCCTATTTTAGTgaagtttttacttttttaaaattctttttgtagGGTGTTAACGAGGCATGTCATCTACAGATTAGACATTCAAAAAAGAGTGcattataaatatattgaatgtctatttaaaaaatattaaaattctatCTATAAGACCAAGTCAATTTTTCCCtataatataatcattcttCGAGAGAAATACACATTGGACATATCCTTTTTTTTGGAAAGTTTAAGCGGATAAGCTTGTGGAAGGTTTATTTTCGCTGCGGTTTTAATCTATCAATAATTCGATATACTTATATGCTTAATTCGTGTGTATTGTTGCTTCTATCTAGCTTGCAATTTGCTAGCAAATAATTAACAAGCAAAGAAAATATCGTAAAATTTATCTGTATCGAGTGTTTTACATTAAGTAtgtgtatatttaaattttttatttattttatttattaaattacatattaataaaaattgcattaacttaaatattgaatacggataaaaaaaaaatttcctttttttaagataaaaaagtGACTTTGAgtatgaaagaaaagaaactgCACAAGTAAAACTGGAAACTTCTGTGAATTGAAAATAGAGAGAAATGAAATTCCTAAAATTATTCTCCCATTCGTTGAATTGGTTCGCAAAGTTTTAGACTTTTTGAAAGACCCCTAAATGGGGAGATAATATCTCGTAACTTTGTATACTTCActtagaaagtcactcaattttatttataaattctaAAGTCACTCAGCTATTAGTGTTTTACTTAGAAAGTCACCTAActattgatatttcacttagaacaaatttaaataatttatttagttaaaatttaacgtttatttataattattttctaagaatttataagatatttatttttattttcttatttattgaccttttttaattattaaattacaattttttttgaaaaaacgaacagtaatatttttttaacactttaaatttctaatttctaGCAAAATAATTGCGAGGATAAAAAagcatttttttctcttaattgcTACTACTGTACATTAAAAGTAACAatcatttattatttcttattaaattataagCAATGcttctataaattttaatttttaatttttaatttttaatttgtcaaTTGCACTATGCACAGTAtcaatcttttattattt
This window encodes:
- the LOC107014030 gene encoding mitochondrial import inner membrane translocase subunit PAM16 like 2-like isoform X1 is translated as MPQKNGVAQEAVQNIKRVSKTMTEAVARQILGVTEDSSWEEIVQKYENLFERNAKNGSFYLQSKVHRAKECLKEVYKPKEPETKKGKLDTSQTTRHSRTIW
- the LOC107014030 gene encoding mitochondrial import inner membrane translocase subunit PAM16 like 2-like isoform X2, which gives rise to MKNGVAQEAVQNIKRVSKTMTEAVARQILGVTEDSSWEEIVQKYENLFERNAKNGSFYLQSKVHRAKECLKEVYKPKEPETKKGKLDTSQTTRHSRTIW